The Phoenix dactylifera cultivar Barhee BC4 chromosome 17, palm_55x_up_171113_PBpolish2nd_filt_p, whole genome shotgun sequence genome contains a region encoding:
- the LOC120104262 gene encoding bystin-like isoform X1, giving the protein MAGKKRKEQRQTLKHREALDADDSVVSKKRARPSKEHQHQCQDKLISSDLSSKILKEALQQQKEILQEDEERNPTPFSAVSVGPSPAFDSDSEDVDGFDGFSETQSQYDVGEVEIDEEDEKVLAAFMPGSAGSQPTLADLIIQKIKEKDSAVTEARPLPNLDSGIIDLYRWVGKLLSRYTSGKIPKAFKHIPALELWEDILYLTEPENWSPNAMYQATRIFASNLTLKKVQRFYNLVLLPRVREDIKKNKRLHFALYQSLKKALYKPAAFFKGILLPLCQSGTCTLREAVIIGSIIQKVSIPPLHSSAALMNLAKMEYCGTTSYFIKLFLDKKYALPYRVLDAVVAHFLRFLEDERIMPVIWHQSLLAFVQRYKNELEKKDKDNFVGLVQYQKHHLVTPEIHRELKNSRNRGEKEDDVMSISSISIINKPIEEDRWDFPEVPMEED; this is encoded by the exons ATGGCAGGcaagaagagaaaggaacaGCGGCAAACCCTAAAGCACCGGGAGGCTCTCGATGCTGACGACTCCGTTGTCTCGAAGAAGCGCGCTCGCCCTTCAAAAGAACACCAACACCAGTGCCAAGACAAG TTGATCTCTTCGGATCTTAGCTCCAAGATCCTGAAAGAAGCCCTCCAACAACAGAAGGAAATCCTTCAAGAAGATGAGGAGCGGAACCCCACTCCCTTCTCCGCTGTCTCAGTCGGCCCCTCCCCCGCATTCGACAGCGACTCGGAAGACGTTGATGGCTTTGATGGGTTCTCTGAGACCCAGAGTCAGTATGATGTCGGCGAG GTTGAaattgatgaggaggatgagaaGGTTTTGGCGGCATTCATGCCCGGTAGTGCTGGTTCCCAGCCAACCCTGGCAGATCTTATCATTCAGAAGATCAAAGAAAAGGATTCTGCGGTCACTG AAGCACGGCCCCTCCCTAATTTGGACAGTGGTATCATAGACCTATATAGGTG GGTTGGCAAGCTCTTAAGCAGGTATACAAGTGGGAAAATTCCTAAGGCATTCAAACACATTCCAGCGCTAGAACTTTGGGAGGATATATTATATCTAACAGAGCCAGAAAATTGGTCCCCAAATGCAATGTATCAAGCAACAAGAATATTTGCTTCAAACTTGACTTTGAAGAAAGTCCAGCGTTTCTACAATCTTGTTCTACTCCCACGTGTAAGGGAGGACatcaaaaagaacaaaagactTCATTTTGCTCTATATCAGTCGCTGAAAAAGGCCCTCTATAAGCCAGCTGCCTTTTTCAAGGGAATTCTATTGCCATTATGCCAG TCAGGGACATGCACTCTTCGAGAAGCAGTTATAATTGGAAGCATAATTCAAAAAGTTTCTATTCCTCCTCTTCATTCTAG TGCAGCTTTGATGAATCTGGCAAAGATGGAGTATTGTGGCACAACTAG TTATTTCATCAAGCTATTTTTAGACAAGAAGTATGCCTTGCCATACCGGGTGCTCGATGCTGTTGTTGCACATTTTCTGAGGTTCCTTGAGGATGAAAGAATCATGCCTGTGATATGGCACCAATCACTTCTTGCATTTGTCCAAAG GTATAAGAATGAACTGGAGAAGAAGGACAAGGATAATTTTGTTGGCCTAGTTCAATACCAGAAACATCATTTG GTTACTCCCGAAATCCATAGAGAGCTTAAAAATAGCCGAAATCGTGGCGAAAAGGAGGATGATGTCATGTCAATAT CTTCTATTTCCATTATCAATAAACCAATTGAAGAAGATAGATGGGATTTCCCAGAAGTTCCTATGGAGGAGGATTAA
- the LOC120104262 gene encoding bystin-like isoform X2 translates to MAGKKRKEQRQTLKHREALDADDSVVSKKRARPSKEHQHQCQDKLISSDLSSKILKEALQQQKEILQEDEERNPTPFSAVSVGPSPAFDSDSEDVDGFDGFSETQSQYDVGEVEIDEEDEKVLAAFMPGSAGSQPTLADLIIQKIKEKDSAVTEARPLPNLDSGIIDLYRVGKLLSRYTSGKIPKAFKHIPALELWEDILYLTEPENWSPNAMYQATRIFASNLTLKKVQRFYNLVLLPRVREDIKKNKRLHFALYQSLKKALYKPAAFFKGILLPLCQSGTCTLREAVIIGSIIQKVSIPPLHSSAALMNLAKMEYCGTTSYFIKLFLDKKYALPYRVLDAVVAHFLRFLEDERIMPVIWHQSLLAFVQRYKNELEKKDKDNFVGLVQYQKHHLVTPEIHRELKNSRNRGEKEDDVMSISSISIINKPIEEDRWDFPEVPMEED, encoded by the exons ATGGCAGGcaagaagagaaaggaacaGCGGCAAACCCTAAAGCACCGGGAGGCTCTCGATGCTGACGACTCCGTTGTCTCGAAGAAGCGCGCTCGCCCTTCAAAAGAACACCAACACCAGTGCCAAGACAAG TTGATCTCTTCGGATCTTAGCTCCAAGATCCTGAAAGAAGCCCTCCAACAACAGAAGGAAATCCTTCAAGAAGATGAGGAGCGGAACCCCACTCCCTTCTCCGCTGTCTCAGTCGGCCCCTCCCCCGCATTCGACAGCGACTCGGAAGACGTTGATGGCTTTGATGGGTTCTCTGAGACCCAGAGTCAGTATGATGTCGGCGAG GTTGAaattgatgaggaggatgagaaGGTTTTGGCGGCATTCATGCCCGGTAGTGCTGGTTCCCAGCCAACCCTGGCAGATCTTATCATTCAGAAGATCAAAGAAAAGGATTCTGCGGTCACTG AAGCACGGCCCCTCCCTAATTTGGACAGTGGTATCATAGACCTATATAG GGTTGGCAAGCTCTTAAGCAGGTATACAAGTGGGAAAATTCCTAAGGCATTCAAACACATTCCAGCGCTAGAACTTTGGGAGGATATATTATATCTAACAGAGCCAGAAAATTGGTCCCCAAATGCAATGTATCAAGCAACAAGAATATTTGCTTCAAACTTGACTTTGAAGAAAGTCCAGCGTTTCTACAATCTTGTTCTACTCCCACGTGTAAGGGAGGACatcaaaaagaacaaaagactTCATTTTGCTCTATATCAGTCGCTGAAAAAGGCCCTCTATAAGCCAGCTGCCTTTTTCAAGGGAATTCTATTGCCATTATGCCAG TCAGGGACATGCACTCTTCGAGAAGCAGTTATAATTGGAAGCATAATTCAAAAAGTTTCTATTCCTCCTCTTCATTCTAG TGCAGCTTTGATGAATCTGGCAAAGATGGAGTATTGTGGCACAACTAG TTATTTCATCAAGCTATTTTTAGACAAGAAGTATGCCTTGCCATACCGGGTGCTCGATGCTGTTGTTGCACATTTTCTGAGGTTCCTTGAGGATGAAAGAATCATGCCTGTGATATGGCACCAATCACTTCTTGCATTTGTCCAAAG GTATAAGAATGAACTGGAGAAGAAGGACAAGGATAATTTTGTTGGCCTAGTTCAATACCAGAAACATCATTTG GTTACTCCCGAAATCCATAGAGAGCTTAAAAATAGCCGAAATCGTGGCGAAAAGGAGGATGATGTCATGTCAATAT CTTCTATTTCCATTATCAATAAACCAATTGAAGAAGATAGATGGGATTTCCCAGAAGTTCCTATGGAGGAGGATTAA